In Ictalurus punctatus breed USDA103 chromosome 3, Coco_2.0, whole genome shotgun sequence, the following are encoded in one genomic region:
- the sgms2a gene encoding phosphatidylcholine:ceramide cholinephosphotransferase 2 isoform X1: protein MASADHQCERHPSGAHSHIHPQCPVHSPSTEEVKNSGLRKGLSRHRDYVKISVLDGKGKPPPMEWWKTVIAFLYAAFNLVLTTVMITVVHERVPAKESSPPLPDKFFDYVDRVKWAFTVTEVNGMLLVGIWSIQWLFHRYRAILGRRFFFLMGTLYLYRCVTMYITTLPVPGMHMSCAPKLYGDSQAKLQRVLQLIYGAGLSITGSHIMCGDFLYSGHTVMLTLTYLFIKEYSPRSFWWYHLLCWLLAAVGAVCILVAHEHYSVDVVVAYFITSRLFYWYHTMVNVQALKCSPNNYLTHTWWNPIFNFLERNVQSQVPCSFCWPLTWPPSCLKNPCKNYSMVQSVREE from the exons ATGGCGTCAGCAGACCACCAGTGCGAGCGACACCCCTCAGGTGCCCACTCACACATCCACCCGCAATGTCCTGTACACAGCCCTTCAACAGAGGAAGTGAAGAACAGTGGCCTACGCAAGGGCTTGAGCAGACACCGAGACTATGTGAAGATCTCTGTACTTGATGGCAAGGGCAAGCCTCCACCCATGGAGTGGTGGAAGACGGTGATTGCGTTCTTGTACGCAGCGTTCAACCTGGTGCTGACCACGGTGATGATCACAGTGGTGCACGAGAGAGTCCCAGCGAAAGAGAGCAGCCCGCCACTGCCGGATAAGTTCTTCGACTATGTGGACCGTGTGAAGTGGGCCTTCACGGTGACCGAGGTGAATGGGATGCTACTGGTGGGGATTTGGTCTATACAATGGCTCTTCCATAGATATCG AGCCATCTTGGGCAGGAGGTTCTTCTTCCTAATGGGCACTTTGTACCTGTATCGCTGCGTCACCATGTACATTACCACGCTGCCCGTGCCTGGCATGCACATGTCCTGTGCCCCAAAG ctttatgGAGACTCACAGGCGAAACTACAGCGAGTTCTGCAGCTGATCTATGGAGCTGGCCTGTCCATCACCGGTTCCCACATCATGTGCGGTGACTTCCTGTACAGTGGCCACACGGTCATGCTCACCCTCACCTACCTGTTCATCAAGGAGT ACTCCCCCCGCTCGTTCTGGTGGTATCACCTGCTTTGCTGGCTCCTGGCTGCAGTTGGTGCAGTGTGTATCCTCGTGGCTCATGAGCACTACAGCGTGGACGTAGTGGTGGCGTACTTCATCACCTCCCGTCTCTTCTACTGGTATCACACCATGGTCAATGTGCAG GCTCTAAAGTGTTCGCCCAACAACTACCTCACCCACACGTGGTGGAACCCCATCTTCAACTTCCTGGAGCGTAACGTGCAGTCACAAGTGCCTTGTTCGTTCTGCTGGCCGCTGACCTGGCCTCCATCCTGCCTGAAGAACCCATGTAAAAATTACTCCATGGTGCAGAGTGTTCGCGAGGAGTGA
- the sgms2a gene encoding phosphatidylcholine:ceramide cholinephosphotransferase 2 isoform X2, which yields MGTLYLYRCVTMYITTLPVPGMHMSCAPKLYGDSQAKLQRVLQLIYGAGLSITGSHIMCGDFLYSGHTVMLTLTYLFIKEYSPRSFWWYHLLCWLLAAVGAVCILVAHEHYSVDVVVAYFITSRLFYWYHTMVNVQALKCSPNNYLTHTWWNPIFNFLERNVQSQVPCSFCWPLTWPPSCLKNPCKNYSMVQSVREE from the exons ATGGGCACTTTGTACCTGTATCGCTGCGTCACCATGTACATTACCACGCTGCCCGTGCCTGGCATGCACATGTCCTGTGCCCCAAAG ctttatgGAGACTCACAGGCGAAACTACAGCGAGTTCTGCAGCTGATCTATGGAGCTGGCCTGTCCATCACCGGTTCCCACATCATGTGCGGTGACTTCCTGTACAGTGGCCACACGGTCATGCTCACCCTCACCTACCTGTTCATCAAGGAGT ACTCCCCCCGCTCGTTCTGGTGGTATCACCTGCTTTGCTGGCTCCTGGCTGCAGTTGGTGCAGTGTGTATCCTCGTGGCTCATGAGCACTACAGCGTGGACGTAGTGGTGGCGTACTTCATCACCTCCCGTCTCTTCTACTGGTATCACACCATGGTCAATGTGCAG GCTCTAAAGTGTTCGCCCAACAACTACCTCACCCACACGTGGTGGAACCCCATCTTCAACTTCCTGGAGCGTAACGTGCAGTCACAAGTGCCTTGTTCGTTCTGCTGGCCGCTGACCTGGCCTCCATCCTGCCTGAAGAACCCATGTAAAAATTACTCCATGGTGCAGAGTGTTCGCGAGGAGTGA